The following DNA comes from Rhipicephalus microplus isolate Deutch F79 chromosome 6, USDA_Rmic, whole genome shotgun sequence.
cgcctttgttgttcaaagagacTGGAGACCACTAGGCCTTTTGATTTGTTGCAACATTGGAGCTTTATAAGATGTACCTGACAGCTTAAGTGAAGCGTCACCCACGTACCACTGCGCATGGATGTAGTGTGCCGTGACATTTCAGGTTATTGCATCGAGATTATATTTTTTTATAAGCGCTTTTTGCCAAAACTTGATGAAATCAACTGCAAAGTGATGGCAAAGTTAAGCAGACGCACCATCACGCTCCTTTAAGTCTAGTATACAGCACAACGATAGGTGCACTGGGAGCAGACCGCTTGGACAGACGAGCTTAGCCTCGCAGCAAACGGCATGTTAAATGTGTGTCACTTAGTATTGTACTGTTATTCccataaatagataatgcgtacatttcaagaaaagaaatggcagcatatccacggagtgaatgatggagagtgtgactaaagcatttgtccgtccattcgttcttgctttcgtccgtcaatgcgtgcgtctgtgtgaccgtccgtgcgtccatctgcaactctgtgcgtgcgtctgttcgtgcgtccacacgtccatctgtgcgtccgctgatgcattcgtccatgcgttcatctgtccatgcagccgtgcgtgcgtctgttcgtgcgtccacacgtccatctgtgcgtccgctgatgcgttcgtccatgcgttcatctgtccatgcagccgtccatgcgtccgtccgtgcgtttgtctgtctgtccgttcgtccctCTTGtacacactccaagtaccaccatctcgcatctttccatcgtatattccgcatataaaagcaccgccatccagcggacattccaagggctacacgagaggtggcacacgtgcactttcttacggcttgcgcttcttgtctacgaaaaaggccgtaagcgtctctgtgcttcttcatttcttgatgttaaaggggcatATGACAACGTCACTCAAGAAGCTATCCTCACTGCTCTCCAAGACGCAGGAGTGGGCAGTCGGATGTCTTAGTGGCTGCGCAGCTATCTCTTTGATCAATCCTTTTTCGtaagaaccgaggatggtgacacttcgctacattgtAGCTACTGTGGTGTTTCCCAGGGTGGCGTACTTAGCcttgtactattcaacctgacgctaatagctctgcATGAACATCTACCAAgcactgtcagattgtcaatgtacgcgaaTGACATCTgtgtttggacgtctgcagtgaCACGTCTACAAGTGCGAGTGCGAactcagagagctgccactcaagcttCTATTTACCTCAGCAAACGAGGTCTGGAGCTtttctctgagaaatgtgcacttgtggcattcaCGTGCAAACCGACGCAGAACTACAGCATTCTGATAAACACCAAAGGGATACTTTGCCTCCGaagcagctcacactacttctcttgtacgGAAAATACCAAGACTCCATACATATATACACTTATGGATCGGTTCAGCTGAACAGTTCAAATGGAGCAGtcgtgataccaaggttggtcaCGACGATTAAATTCAAGATAtcccacgcaacaacatcaacggcagcagaattgccAGCACTTCGTACCGTGTTGAAATTTGTCATTAATCCACCCACACACAAGTGGactcatatttgcaagatgtttcagcgcgcgaacaaaggaaaaaggacaaggtagacagaaagagcgctgacttccaactaactttatttcacagagtggcaagagtTTATACGTCTCAAAAGGACGATTACAGAGCATGAAGATTAAaagcaagcctaatctacacatcagtaacaaaacacgtgtgacgggtcctctattgcctcaaagccaagccaggtaatcacgttcagcctgtgataaagcgaTCGATGATATGCTtgcacatttatctcctagcaagtgtattttctcggcttcgataatttctcgagTAAGCTGGTCCCTATGCCTTGCCAACATTGATCACTGATCAAAGAGAGAGGTggacccacaatctcggcaatgaatgccaagatgcccttgtaccacattgtgcacattgtttcggtgttcttaGAGGCGGTCATATATGCACCGGCCGGTTTGCCCAACatgatgcacccacacgtcagtagAATtgagtatacgactcccactgcgcatgggacgtagcgtgtcctgtgcgcgacagagcacgaggcagaatttgcacgaggtgcgttgacccgtttgcaaagcctcttCAATTTTTCCGGTGCAGAAAAAAACCATAAAACGTTGCCTCGTAGACCGAAACGTCGAGTTCATGTGGCGTCAGTCGCTCCGTTACCTGCAGGCCATCACACCAAGGAAGTCTCCAGCTGCTAGGGACCGTGTGCATGTTCTCGGGGATGCTTTTCTTCCCGATAACGTTGAGCACATCCTATGCCTCGGACCAAAGTACGTGGTGGCACCTTCAAGAACATCGCACGAGCTCCTCACTCTGGTCAGGCAAGTCGCCCGTCGTGCTCCTGACTCTGAATGTGATAGATGTGTTGCCCAAGGCGTGCAGGTGCTCTTGAGATGTAAGCCTTCGAACAAAGTTGTCAATACAGGAAACACTGTCGCGTACCTAAAGGCACATTACTTTTCACTTCTGCCGGCtgacaaggaaggtggttttgcgGTTCTCCCTCGTTCAATGTTTAAGGTGAAAGCTATGCAGGCAATGCAGTTTCTTTTCAACGAGAATGACGAGATTGGTCTGGATAAGCTTAAGAAGCGTGCAAAACTCTTACCAGGGCCCTGGGGTTTCGAAAGCTTTCAAAGGCGATAGATAgttgcaaaaagcttagccttgacctgttcttttctgcgaaaactcacaaaattgactgcccattgcgggtcattgtaacagaaaggggtacCTGGCAAAAGTCTGCAGCACTTTTCTCGCAGAAAAAGCTAAAACATATAACAATAGACGATCATTTTTTAATCAAGAACTCTGACGCTATTATTATTACATTATTGGGTGAACTAAACAGGcctccaggcaatgtctgtggatattaaggacttgtattactctttgccgcatgaaaaactacttaaatgtgtagaggaatccatagacagGTTAGGATCATCAGCGTTCCAAACGCGTACTGtaattcataacagcagcttattagaattactcagttttcatttgaaggccacttttgtatcatgagaagacaaaaactacttacaaaaaagtaGAATATGTATTGGTTCGTGTTTGGCACCCATTCTGAGTGACATATTTctagcgcatcatgatcgtgtcttgtcaaacaagcttgacgACTCTGTAGTTTTTATAGTTTgtcgttttgttgatgattatttagtgttgttgaaatgcgatagtcaaaattttcagaccgtTTCCTCGGACGTGTTGgctgttttccgagagtgcctgaaaccactagttctaacccataaatcacccactgataacaacctgaagtttctagatttgaagcttttgctagaatcccgacatgtttgctggatgtatgaaccaacaagtggcaagccacttctgcctttcagctcagctcactctaaattggtcaagcggggcattgctaacctctgccttgtcaatgccttaaagaagtcctgcccccacatggtacaccacagctttgctaCACAAGTTGAGCGGCttaccaaagctggttaccccgcgcatgttctcgtttcggtggcggaaaagctggtcactgtcttgaagcgaggcgacaaaccagataagcgaaacagtgtcagGAAGAGCCGGCCTGccgtactgccttacgtgcacgacgtatcaAACAGGCTAAAAAatattgctcgagacgccaacgtttttgtggttttttctgcaccggaaaaattgcagaggctttgcaagCGGGTCAACGCACCTCGTGCGAATTccgcctcgtgctctgtcgcgcacaggacaccctacgtcccatgcgcagtgggagtcgtatacttgattccactgacctgtgggtgcatctatgtcgggcaaaccagccggtgcataaatgaccgccttcGAGAACACCGAAttaatgtgcacaatgtggtacaagagcgtcttggcattcattgccgagattgtggctGCACCcatctctttgatcagtgctcaacattggcaaggcacagggaccagcttaccgaagaaattatcgaagctgcaaaaatacacttgctaggagataaatgtgtaagcacatcatcgattgctttatcacaggctgaacgagATTACCGGGCTGGGCTTTGACacaatagaggacccgtcacacgtgttttgttactgatgtgtagattaggcttgcattttacattcctgctctgttatcatcctttttagcagtatatattcttgccactctgtgaaataaagttagttggaagtcagcgctctttctgtttacgctgtcctttttcctttgttcgcgcgctgaaacatcttgcaaatatgactacgcaccaactagcccaagcttctacTCTTACAAGTGGACttttttctgcgactcgaaggtggcactgcagtctttactatcagccttacgccacGGGCCGAACAAGCAGCTAGTACTAGAGATAGCAGCAGTTATACGCCACCTGACTAAGAAAAGGCCCCaaattgtatttcagtggttacccagtcactgcgAAATCATCGGCAATCAACGAGCCAATCAAGGTGCCCACTCAGCCCACGCAGAAGATCATGATCTAttactaccactttctaggacagatgatGCACGAAAACACCGCTGGCTTGCTCGCTAGCAAACATCAGAATGGAATCAGCTGCACTTCAAGCATGctcgactgtactcgcttgactcTACGTTAAGTCTTCAAGTCCACTCAAGACTTTGCCAAGAACACCAGACTcttttatgtaggctgtggttgggcgttgcgtttaccagcGCCTGCGCTTTCTGCATTGGTATGGCcaacaccgcagcctgtggccactgtggcaaggaaGAAACCATTCAACATATTTTCTGTGACTGCCTAAAGTCTAGCagacaacgactatgccttcgcaaggaactcggAAAATTAGATAATCAACGCCTGTCGGAGGAAAGAATTCTGCAATATCgccaagatgcaacttcacagaagaaggccctgaaagcgctactgcactttttgcgatcaaTCGGTCTTTCTGAACGGTTGCAGCCAGAACGCCCTTTCAGTGTGTGTTTTTGTTTACTCATGAGTgcaagtgcgtttttttttctttctatctaccCCACTTCCCTTTCTTGCCCCTGTTTCCCCGCCCCCattgctgggtagcaaaccagatgccaatatctggttaacctcccggccttcctttttctctttctatccCTCTCTGTATACCACGGGAGGGTACGTGCCTAAGGTGTGCGAGTATGTTCAAAAGGGGATTGAGAGTTTATATCGATCCAGGAATGGTGATCTCTAAGGCAGTTTATATCTatccaggaacggcgagaactaACATTGGTCATTTTAATACGAGAGCAATAACGAAAAACCTGACGAACGCAAATAATAAATCTCAggctcccagcaggaatcgaaccacacCAGTAAATTCTGTGTGAAAGTCAAGTATCTTACCACCGAGCCCTGTCAGATCTCAAAACTGCTTTTAAAAAATGAGGcagataaagaaccccaggtggtctaaatttccggagccctctactacggcgtctctcataatcatatagtggttttaagacgttaaaccacacatatcaatcaaaaaatgAGGCAGGGTCATGCTGTTGATATTTCAATGGTGCTTGCAGTGCTGGCTCTCTGACTTCACGAAGCATGAAATATGCACTATGCACTCCTAAAGTGAAGGTGTCACGTGAGGTTAACCTCAATTGTATACTAAAGCTCCATTAACTGAATTTGTGTTATATATAGCAGTAGTCAGGGCTACCAATTTTATGATCagaagcgctacatatcagcctGTCACTTCTAATGTTGCTAATACTTATGTTGCTATTTTAATCGTTACGTAAATGTAAACGACTGGTCACGTATAACATATTTGACTGTTCAACATATATTTGTTCATACAACGTTTGTACATATTTTTAGCATGCTTTAACGTTGCTTTGCTCGACAACAAGGTGAAAGgcagtcaccttccatccgcatgcttcacataagaTCGATTCCCATGGTGTGTGTAATCTGTCCCCTATTTTACAGTTCTGAATCACGTGAATTCTTGCTTGGTGACAAAATGACAGCCGGATATCGGCGATGACAGTAAGTGCTGTCAAGCCCAACCGTACAGCGCAACCTATACCACTATGCAAAAAACATACTGTTCCCAATGAGCCGATATGATTGTGCTGTTAAGAGTTTCTGGAGCTGGGCACGCGCAATGAGTATCCTTGAACAgggaccacatttttttttcagtgtatatATTAGGGGTGCCCAATTCGCGAAACAGTAAAATAATACTTTGTGTAGCAACCTATGTCTTGAAAGAATATTGTTTACCCCATCTGTGTTGGTTATAATACTCTTTTCTGTGCAAGCAAATTGTTGCTAGTCAAGCGACGCAAAGCCATAATTTCGCACGTCGTCACCTTGTATGGTCGGTCGGGCGTTGCACCAGGCCACACATCGCCCCCCTTCCCCATGATTGTGATATCCTGTAGAGCACCTCACTTCTGTTCCAATTGTATTATAATTTTATATCATTAATTGCGCTCTTGTACGTAgcgatagttagagcgcgagaacagagGACTACAAAGAGACaggaaggacacgaaggacactctttgtcgtcattctgttctggCACTATAACtaccatcatgtcataccaactagcccaagctgccacactctttGTACGTAGAGAGTACATGCACAAACATACGTTTACGCAGCCCAGAGCTCAGTGTCCAGCCACTGAAAAGCTCAAACTATGTTATTttagtcgccccgccgcggtcttctagtggctatggtgctcggctgctgacccgccggtcgcgggaatgaatgccggctgcggcggctgcaattttgatggacgcggaaatgctgtaggcccgtgtgccccgatttgggtgcacgttaaagaaccccaggtggacgaaatttttggacctcccccccccccccccccctacggcgtctctcatatacgtatggtggttttgggacgcttaACTTCATATATCTATGTTAATTTAGACGAATGTCCTTCAATAACTTCAAGCGCATTTTATCTTTATTTCGTTAGTTCACTATCATCCTCTGAATACATTTGCTAAAGTGTTTAAGGACGTGTTGCGGCTTGGTTGAAGCCCTAAGTTGTAGTTCTTCTGAAAAGCATGTGTTTGTTTTTCACATATCTTCTTCACGTTCTTGCTACCTGCAAGTTTAAAAAACAGGGAGATTTATAGATAAAGTGCTTTATTAACCTTTTGACCATGGTAACATTGTATACTGGTGCATCAATACTGTTTGGTTCATCACTTGATCAAAAACTCTAAACACAGTCAAACAAACGAAAAGAAGTTTTGCTGAGTATAGAACATAAATGTACCATACAGCAGCGACAAGCCTATTGGCTGTGATATTAGTCATATGTTGCCACGTATAAAAAGATCATAGCTAATATTATGCTAGCAATTGCGTGCCTACTTTATTTCAGTCATTTATTTGTACGTTCACGGTAATGTTTCAGAGGACCTCAAACGTGTTTTGTGTGAACGCAGGTGATACACGTCAACCAGACAGCCTTTGAATGTGACATATCTCCAACCAAACTCGTTCACTACGCACCACCAAAATGCTGTTGACTATCTAGCGGGCTACGAGTCCAGTTAAACTTTACAAGCAGTGCAATTTATGCGTGTGGATCTACGTACGTCTCTACTCTATTTCTCGCACACCAACAGCGTCATGAGGTCATCGCCAATTGGACTTGGCGAATTTTATAAAAGTAAACAATATACAGACACAATTGTATTGCGGCATTTTTAACATGGTAATACTGCTAAACAAGCTATCTTGGGGGGTTATTGAGCTATGACTGGTTTAAAGACTCCACACTGGACAAGACGCCACGCTCCATGTAAGCTATGAGACGCGACAGGTGCAGACGATTAAATTTGAATTTTTCCCACTGTGACATTGGTCAAGAGGGGGTGTAGCCAGAGCATGTAAAAATTCACGATTCTGCCTAAGTCGCGACATCGTGCTTGCACCTCTTATTTCGTGTTGGTAATATTCTGTTCCGCTTTCGAGGAAACGATGCAGGGCCTTAAGACACAAATACATCCTATGTTTGAGGAGCAGCTAGGCTGAGAAGGAATAACTGCGAAATATCATTTCCCTATGCAACTGACACTAAAGTGCGCAAATGTGCCAGTCCTGTCAACTCTAAGGTATTGGGTTTTTGTGAACCAGTATTGGCGATGTCGACAGAAACACTTGTACTAATATCTACCGATGGCGACAAATTTATTGTTTCGCACAGCGGAATGGGAAATATTTCTCTAGTGCTGTACGACGCTACGCCAGCACGCACTTCCTCGCTTTTCTCATTGTATGAGGTTCATTGAAACTACATGTGTTCTAATCTGTGCACGGGATAAATTGACAATGCTTTAGAAGAGTCAGATGTCATAATAACAGAGCTTGGACGTATGATGATGATCAGTCTCATAGGTGTAGTATGTCAGTTTCTCGTTTTTAGCCTACTATACAAGAAAACTAGTTCTACAAGTTTCAAACTACACCAGACGGACGGAAGTCGCAAATGAGCGAGATATTGCGAAGCCATATCAGGTGCAATAGGCAGCTAAGCCAGTGCCGTCAGACCACTAGAAGCTTCATTTTACCAGCAAGTAAATCATCTTCACCATTGTGCAACCATTGCGCTGCACTGCAGCCCAAGTGGCCCTCGACAAATTTTCAGCTGATTAGTGATCAGGCTTTTATTGTGGCAAATTCAGCGCTTGTAATGAAGGTGTACATTCCTCGCTTGCTTTCTCACGATTACGTGTGCTATTCCTACATATGACAGAGCATTTGTTCTGGGCGTGGAGTAAGGCTTCGAAAATAATTTGTTTTTCTGTAAAAAAAGCAAATTAAATAACGCAGCTCACACTGCAAAGCACTATTCACTGAAAACGCAGAAGCATAGGCTGCAAGCTTCGTTGATAAGAGATCAaatgttttcttttgtctttttttttctcggcgaTCATGTTTAGGTAAGGACCCCAATGGTACGTGACCTAATTTGGCATATGACGACCATACGTAATCTCCCATGCGATATTGATGATTTACATAGCAAAAAACAGAAGAATACTGATCATGACTTTTAATAACAATGTCACTAACTTACCACTGCACCGTCTCATGCACTTCTCGCAGGTTTGAAATCTGTTGGCATTCCCATTACATCCACTATAAATGAATCCACGGCAGCGATCGCTCCCAGCATCGTAATACCAGGATGGACGGAAACCTTGGCAAACTCCGGCTTTCGGCTTCAAGCTGCAGACTTCCCGATTTTTGTGACGACCTGTAATAGAATAATCCACGGTGCGAGAAGATACAAAGCACTTTTCAAATCTTCATCCAATTTTAGGCTCCGTTTGCTTTCCTACAACTGCTACACCATCTTGCTTTACCTTCTAGCACTGCGAAACCTACCATAAGTACGTCGGTGGTATGCTTGCGCAGCTCATTACTTATTTGAATGACCGAAGTACCCAATACTCGTTCGTAATACAACGCCTTTATTTACGCAGCTGTTCGCAATGTGGAACATGCTTATAATGATGATGTACAACGAATTTAAGGCAGCTTTCCACCAGTGGCACCAAGACTAAAGGAAGGGCATATCTAAAAAGACTTCTTGACTTCCCTTTAGTTTTATAatccttcatttttcttttttattctggaCATTGAATGTCTTTTGTTGTCGTTGTTTGTTTCTACTTATTTCTTTCTCCtcattaattttttttgtatCCTTGTTTCTcttgcttcctttcttttttctccgtATACATACCGCTTGCATATGCatttcttttcatcttttttttcttgctcttgaTTTCTGTATCTctttttctggttcgctttctttTTGCCTTTCTCTTTCAGCCgtcttttctctctatttatatTTGTCATCCTGCATATGCCTCGCTTTAATCTCTACACTTCCCTTTCTCGTCTTCAACTTCATAATTTTTGTCCTGGCCCTCACTTCCCCTCTCTGTCCCGTTACTACACTATACCGAACCATACTATTCAAAGGGCTCCACTGTCAAACTATCTCTTCTTTGCAATCTATGGGCGTTTGAACCCCTCACTTGCGCATTTTCCATGTCTTCACGCTTGTGAGATTTTAAGCTTCTCCGAGACACTTCGACCAACATGCAGCAATAGCAATCTCAATGGCCGTGGGGTGATCATCGGCTAAGATCGTTCCGACATTATAAGCTCGGAAGCCTTAAATTCCCGCCACCGCACCGATGAAACAGGCGTGATGCCGGAAGCTTTCGCATTTTTCAAACCCACTCATAGAACAGGCCACTGCTACCCGAACGTCTACCCTACCGATATCGGTAAAGCATGC
Coding sequences within:
- the LOC119168489 gene encoding amblin, yielding MKPKGLCVFLVCFVGVQAAWWNVWPKCWKLKVVGHCSEKIPSWYYSFWSGHCKGFIYSGCGGNSNRFSSEGECQKACTRRHKNREVCSLKPKAGVCQGFRPSWYYDAGSDRCRGFIYSGCNGNANRFQTCEKCMRRCSGSKNVKKICEKQTHAFQKNYNLGLQPSRNTSLNTLANVFRG